In the Leptospira limi genome, one interval contains:
- a CDS encoding DUF1554 domain-containing protein, with protein sequence MHYLFLSLIFLFFQCTQPTLNNPSDIQSDAFKENETLLCLTGQLSTCNIPVPVCTECRFYTTSSTYVGNREGITGADAICMSDAKKPPLPSRAVYKAFLVDDLNRIACTTSNCTTGGNTEHKDWILKPNTSYYRAADSQKFAVTDNFGIFTSQLLDVDVNALSSIHTGLATGGWTTRTNNHCNRWTDGTGTNNSGVAATGTSIFTSTLGSCNALSVILCVEQ encoded by the coding sequence ATGCATTATTTGTTTTTGAGTTTGATTTTCCTTTTTTTCCAATGCACACAGCCAACACTCAACAATCCGAGTGACATCCAATCCGATGCATTTAAGGAAAATGAAACACTTCTGTGCCTCACGGGGCAACTTTCTACTTGTAACATCCCCGTTCCTGTCTGTACTGAATGTAGGTTTTATACAACAAGTTCAACGTATGTTGGAAATCGAGAAGGGATTACTGGTGCTGATGCAATCTGTATGAGTGATGCTAAAAAACCACCACTTCCAAGTCGAGCCGTCTATAAGGCCTTCCTTGTGGATGATCTGAACCGTATTGCCTGTACAACTTCAAATTGTACCACAGGTGGAAATACAGAACATAAAGATTGGATCTTAAAGCCAAATACTTCTTATTATAGAGCTGCGGATTCCCAAAAGTTTGCGGTAACTGATAATTTTGGAATCTTTACTTCACAATTATTAGATGTTGATGTAAATGCACTATCAAGCATACATACTGGTCTTGCAACCGGTGGTTGGACAACACGCACAAATAACCATTGCAATCGTTGGACAGATGGAACCGGTACAAACAATTCTGGTGTTGCAGCAACGGGCACATCAATTTTTACTTCTACATTAGGGAGTTGTAATGCACTTTCCGTTATCCTTTGTGTGGAACAATAA
- a CDS encoding LIC13341 family surface-exposed protein, whose amino-acid sequence MNFSRSYFYSLSFLFFLLIFFPFCSQKEHPSDKEIRLAVYGKEEGDPIRILGQKQINLDETQEMETLVLFQSGQSEVLSAFRKEGSSWTFLWKLEFFLKDLGPMYYDGKQNKWLAGSISGKEKPTFAGDCLRRVVVAELPGDNFNSVFIEVLSEEPPLGLFSVPMGYRKGKKIWDGYQLKEHEELKRSKRVEFEYSAKDKSFRIFPTNPNYSQEFVFNGWEMIANLPMQPVPSFVSLEVEPKFEIGKESLVTLQLKNRGNYVSLTYLSLSFPDSGSLRLANETQGVRLYKKGDIVYNVVQNKKIPAEYPLLEVTKEGWANNFRYGVKFYYTPSSKEIPRILFRSTYKFYQEIISIPNQYSIAPFERDQQGFPSYILNGMTN is encoded by the coding sequence ATGAATTTTTCCCGTTCTTACTTCTATTCATTGTCTTTTCTCTTTTTTCTCCTGATTTTTTTTCCGTTTTGTTCCCAAAAGGAACACCCTTCCGATAAGGAAATCCGCTTGGCTGTTTATGGAAAGGAAGAGGGAGATCCCATCCGTATCCTTGGGCAAAAACAAATCAATTTGGATGAAACACAAGAAATGGAAACGCTTGTTTTGTTCCAGTCTGGGCAAAGTGAAGTGTTGTCCGCATTTCGGAAAGAGGGATCAAGTTGGACCTTTTTATGGAAGTTAGAATTTTTTCTAAAAGATTTAGGACCTATGTATTATGACGGCAAACAAAACAAATGGTTGGCTGGATCCATTTCAGGAAAAGAAAAACCAACGTTTGCTGGTGATTGTTTGAGACGTGTTGTCGTTGCAGAACTGCCTGGAGATAATTTTAATTCTGTATTCATAGAAGTTTTGTCCGAGGAACCTCCGTTAGGTTTATTTTCAGTTCCAATGGGATATCGTAAGGGCAAAAAAATTTGGGACGGTTACCAACTCAAGGAACATGAAGAATTGAAACGTAGCAAACGTGTTGAGTTTGAATACAGTGCCAAAGACAAGTCATTTCGAATTTTTCCAACCAATCCGAATTATTCACAAGAATTTGTGTTTAATGGATGGGAAATGATTGCAAACCTTCCAATGCAACCTGTTCCTTCTTTTGTATCCTTAGAAGTAGAACCAAAGTTTGAAATAGGAAAAGAATCTCTTGTGACCTTACAACTTAAGAACAGGGGCAATTATGTGAGTTTAACATATCTCTCTCTTTCTTTTCCAGATTCTGGATCTCTTCGGTTGGCAAATGAAACACAAGGTGTCCGATTGTATAAAAAGGGAGATATTGTATACAATGTGGTTCAAAATAAAAAAATCCCAGCGGAATATCCATTATTAGAAGTTACAAAGGAAGGATGGGCAAATAACTTTCGTTATGGTGTAAAATTTTATTACACTCCAAGTTCTAAGGAAATTCCTCGAATTTTATTTCGTTCAACATATAAGTTTTACCAAGAAATCATTTCGATTCCCAATCAATATTCAATCGCACCTTTTGAGAGAGACCAACAAGGATTTCCATCTTACATTTTGAATGGGATGACAAATTAA
- a CDS encoding FFLEELY motif protein yields MKSNKITEEILVARREIVRVQVERFQLFYTDFFHRAETIAMAKFFFETVYNLDGKEEWENLAFQTYDKVKNMLKEGTRESIERLMELNSITDELDIQMAKLLLKKGWVYGNEISQDEYFQLFCELDKRELRKKQLEVVLFNLKKFYELAHKPVSAYIIKPAAMMSKLLGVYPLFKKVEQGYYATLPVNQTLFDEFYVLVKEKEWDFLFQAFPSLKEEL; encoded by the coding sequence ATGAAATCAAACAAAATCACAGAGGAAATCTTAGTAGCGAGGCGAGAAATTGTTCGAGTCCAAGTGGAACGATTTCAGTTGTTTTATACTGATTTTTTCCACAGAGCAGAAACAATTGCTATGGCAAAGTTTTTCTTTGAAACGGTATATAATTTGGATGGTAAGGAAGAATGGGAAAACTTAGCATTCCAAACTTATGACAAAGTGAAAAACATGCTAAAAGAAGGCACTCGTGAAAGTATCGAAAGGTTGATGGAATTAAACTCAATTACAGATGAATTAGATATCCAAATGGCAAAACTTTTATTAAAAAAAGGTTGGGTCTATGGAAACGAAATTAGCCAAGACGAATACTTTCAATTGTTTTGCGAATTGGACAAACGAGAACTTCGTAAAAAACAATTAGAAGTGGTACTGTTCAATTTAAAAAAATTTTACGAACTTGCGCATAAACCTGTTAGTGCTTATATCATCAAACCTGCTGCGATGATGTCTAAACTACTTGGTGTATACCCACTTTTTAAAAAAGTAGAACAAGGTTATTATGCAACTTTGCCCGTCAATCAGACGTTATTCGACGAATTTTATGTTTTGGTCAAAGAGAAAGAGTGGGATTTTTTATTCCAAGCCTTTCCATCTCTTAAAGAGGAATTATGA
- a CDS encoding flagellar motor protein MotB, with amino-acid sequence MRRRSRFVSKEEEHVEAHDRWLLTYADMITLLLGLFIILYAVSKVDSKRLNEVAKDIKLGFGLNVSSVGALLDGGSGILEDDTMVPKSEVFRLWERIGFALKTLKEKAKLKLGLAETEELKLTFAGSDLASDDVLKTDPDLKFAFEQLAILSKGMDIDIVVRVHIPYESQIDKSKFQNSWDYHSNRASLLAEKLVNEYGIPKEKVSVQGYAMFQKSKTSDTPEKKANEERIEILIRKKETVENAK; translated from the coding sequence ATGAGAAGACGATCCCGTTTTGTTTCCAAAGAAGAAGAACATGTAGAAGCTCACGATCGTTGGTTGTTAACCTATGCTGATATGATTACACTTCTATTGGGATTGTTCATCATTCTTTATGCCGTGAGTAAAGTAGATTCCAAACGATTGAACGAAGTGGCTAAAGACATCAAACTAGGATTTGGATTGAATGTAAGTTCCGTAGGTGCACTTCTTGATGGTGGTTCAGGGATTTTAGAAGATGATACGATGGTACCAAAATCGGAAGTATTTCGACTTTGGGAAAGAATTGGTTTTGCACTTAAAACTCTTAAAGAAAAGGCAAAATTAAAACTGGGCCTTGCTGAAACAGAAGAGCTAAAATTAACATTTGCCGGTTCCGACCTAGCTTCGGATGACGTACTCAAAACCGATCCCGATCTCAAATTTGCCTTTGAACAGTTGGCTATTTTATCCAAAGGAATGGATATTGATATTGTTGTTCGTGTTCATATTCCTTACGAATCACAAATTGATAAATCCAAATTCCAAAACTCTTGGGATTATCATTCCAATCGTGCTTCCTTACTCGCTGAAAAGTTGGTAAACGAATACGGAATTCCAAAGGAAAAAGTATCTGTACAAGGTTATGCGATGTTTCAAAAATCTAAAACTTCCGACACACCTGAAAAAAAAGCGAATGAAGAACGGATCGAAATTTTAATTCGAAAAAAAGAAACAGTAGAGAATGCGAAATGA
- a CDS encoding LA_2478/LA_2722/LA_4182 family protein: protein MNPILIVTKHRINLKQFASLCLLLLLFVTCKKEKGINHIEWQNESLGLTSELCKKFRECADTEWKSIPENLKKFTEGRLEESNCQKRFRESNAYKLIGNDPKLIQSSYVECHKLVMAMTCSDLQSGKMDSINACVTFQQIQNR from the coding sequence ATGAATCCAATCTTAATTGTCACAAAACACCGAATCAATTTGAAACAATTTGCAAGTTTATGTCTATTGTTGTTACTCTTTGTAACTTGCAAAAAAGAAAAAGGTATCAATCACATTGAATGGCAAAATGAATCCTTGGGTTTAACATCTGAATTATGTAAAAAATTTCGTGAATGTGCCGACACAGAATGGAAATCAATTCCTGAAAATTTAAAAAAATTTACGGAAGGTCGATTGGAAGAATCAAACTGCCAAAAACGATTCCGTGAAAGTAATGCATACAAATTGATAGGTAACGATCCTAAGTTAATCCAATCGTCTTACGTAGAATGTCACAAGTTGGTAATGGCCATGACTTGTTCGGATTTACAATCTGGAAAAATGGATTCCATCAATGCCTGTGTTACATTCCAACAAATTCAAAATCGATAA
- a CDS encoding MIP/aquaporin family protein — protein sequence MELVGEFFGTAVLILLGDGVVAGVLLEKSKAKDGGWITITSAWALAVCFGVLVAKSLGSPGAHLNPAVTLSVCIQSGDYSILLPYSIAQVAGAALGASLVYLHYLPHWKETKDSGKILAVFSTEPAIKHTLSNVISEGFGTFLLILGIHAIFSPANGGANGIAGTGFVALLVWAIGLSMGGTTGYAINPARDLGPRIIHTILPIPNKGNSGWKYAWLPVVIPLVGAGIAALLIRYFIF from the coding sequence TTGGAACTGGTTGGCGAATTTTTTGGAACTGCTGTTTTGATTTTATTAGGGGATGGAGTTGTCGCAGGTGTTTTATTAGAAAAATCCAAAGCCAAAGATGGTGGTTGGATAACCATCACCTCTGCTTGGGCTTTGGCTGTTTGTTTTGGAGTCCTTGTGGCAAAATCACTCGGAAGTCCCGGAGCCCACTTGAATCCAGCAGTGACTCTCTCTGTTTGTATCCAGTCGGGTGATTATTCGATCTTATTACCCTATAGCATCGCTCAAGTCGCAGGTGCTGCCCTCGGAGCCTCTCTTGTGTACTTACATTACCTTCCCCATTGGAAAGAAACAAAAGACTCGGGGAAAATCTTGGCCGTCTTTTCGACGGAACCTGCCATCAAACACACTCTTTCCAATGTGATCAGTGAAGGATTTGGAACTTTCCTTCTCATCCTTGGAATCCATGCAATCTTTTCTCCCGCAAACGGTGGGGCAAATGGAATTGCGGGTACGGGTTTTGTCGCCCTTCTCGTTTGGGCGATTGGACTTTCCATGGGAGGAACCACTGGGTATGCGATTAACCCTGCTCGTGACTTAGGCCCAAGGATCATTCACACCATTCTTCCCATACCCAATAAAGGAAATTCAGGTTGGAAATATGCATGGCTTCCCGTAGTGATTCCGTTAGTTGGCGCGGGAATTGCGGCTTTGCTGATTCGATATTTTATTTTCTAA
- a CDS encoding malic enzyme-like NAD(P)-binding protein, producing the protein MKNHALEYHSRFPKGKTKVVPTKPTENSYDLSLAYSPGVAYPCLEIEKQPDLVYEYTNRGNLVGIITNGTAILGLGNIGASAGKPVMEGKAVLFKKFAGIDVFDIEINETDPEKFITIVKALEPTFGGINLEDIRAPECFHIEKTLDQSMKIPVFHDDQHGTAIISTAALLNSLVITGKKAENLKVVINGAGAAAISIAEMLTHIGVRHESIFMLDSRGVINHKRTNLHESKLPFVRNTEAETLEDIFPGTDLFIGVSVANVVTEAMVKTMAEKPVMFALANPDPEIPYPDAKRARPDLIMATGRSDYPNQVNNVLGFPFIFRGALDVRAKVVNMEMKLAAAYALSELTKIPVPVEVCEAYNQLEIRFGEDYIIPKPLDERVLYHVAPAVAEAAVKTGVNQVEYPGREAYVKFLESIMAQQKEPISALEI; encoded by the coding sequence ATGAAAAATCACGCGCTTGAGTATCACTCTAGGTTTCCGAAAGGAAAAACCAAAGTAGTTCCGACAAAACCAACGGAGAACAGTTATGACCTGTCACTGGCATACTCACCTGGTGTCGCATACCCTTGCCTTGAAATTGAAAAACAACCTGATCTCGTTTATGAATATACCAACCGTGGAAATTTAGTTGGGATCATCACCAATGGAACTGCCATTTTGGGTCTTGGCAATATTGGAGCTTCCGCTGGGAAACCAGTGATGGAAGGAAAAGCAGTCTTATTTAAAAAATTCGCAGGCATCGATGTGTTTGATATTGAAATCAACGAAACAGATCCTGAAAAATTCATCACCATTGTAAAAGCCCTCGAACCAACGTTTGGTGGGATCAATTTGGAAGACATCCGTGCTCCGGAATGTTTTCACATTGAAAAAACTTTGGACCAAAGTATGAAGATCCCAGTCTTCCATGATGACCAACATGGAACCGCAATTATATCCACTGCGGCACTTCTCAATTCACTTGTGATTACTGGTAAAAAAGCAGAAAATTTAAAAGTTGTTATCAATGGTGCAGGGGCTGCAGCCATATCCATTGCAGAGATGTTAACTCATATTGGAGTGAGACACGAATCTATTTTTATGTTAGATTCTCGTGGTGTTATCAATCACAAACGTACCAATTTACATGAATCAAAACTTCCATTTGTTCGTAACACAGAAGCAGAAACACTAGAAGATATTTTTCCTGGAACCGATCTATTCATTGGAGTTTCTGTTGCTAACGTTGTGACAGAAGCGATGGTGAAAACAATGGCTGAGAAACCTGTGATGTTTGCTCTTGCCAATCCAGACCCTGAAATTCCTTATCCAGATGCAAAACGTGCAAGACCAGACCTCATCATGGCAACGGGTCGCAGTGATTATCCTAACCAAGTGAATAACGTACTCGGGTTTCCTTTTATCTTTCGTGGGGCACTTGATGTCCGTGCAAAAGTGGTAAACATGGAAATGAAATTAGCCGCCGCATATGCTCTCAGTGAACTCACAAAAATCCCTGTTCCTGTTGAAGTATGTGAAGCGTATAACCAATTGGAAATTCGATTTGGGGAAGATTACATCATTCCAAAACCTTTAGACGAACGCGTGTTATACCATGTAGCACCTGCCGTGGCGGAAGCTGCTGTCAAAACCGGTGTCAACCAAGTGGAATACCCTGGTCGCGAAGCATACGTGAAGTTTTTGGAATCCATCATGGCCCAACAAAAAGAACCTATCAGTGCTTTAGAAATCTAA
- a CDS encoding phasin-related domain-containing protein yields MEKQIMDILNAGIGLFQSGKEGLEKAKTQLESTYNELVSKGALDNTEESVKIRQSVDKILTDIKEFSSVAGKNYDETRSKIVENYNKIAEEIKAKMPEGKIESVKAKINEVAESIKKTGAAKA; encoded by the coding sequence ATGGAAAAACAAATCATGGACATTCTTAACGCTGGAATCGGTCTTTTTCAATCTGGAAAAGAAGGTTTAGAAAAAGCAAAAACACAATTGGAATCTACTTACAATGAGTTAGTTTCTAAAGGTGCTTTGGACAATACTGAGGAATCAGTAAAAATCCGCCAATCTGTGGACAAAATCCTAACAGACATTAAAGAATTCTCTAGTGTTGCTGGAAAAAACTACGACGAAACTCGTTCTAAAATCGTAGAAAACTACAACAAAATTGCTGAAGAAATCAAAGCAAAAATGCCTGAAGGAAAAATTGAATCTGTAAAAGCAAAAATCAATGAAGTTGCAGAATCGATCAAAAAAACAGGTGCTGCAAAAGCATAA
- a CDS encoding LBF_0142 family lipoprotein yields the protein MFRSNFLILFSLVLFVSCGTADLRPPHLSYDKVDLELKKKGLAVVTNPPIKELTPGDWKQYKQVQFTIKDVWHSNFVRFFTPIKEPEVRMRVHLDFEADAMQVEFLGGEKKGLIYGLEKKTTYQIAADTGKVYSDDTEVRIYLESLRLYLTLPWRLKDYSIIQYAGTKEKLNQSYEVVYFTSVQMNANPDTDQYVGYFEKKSGALEWMEFTYRELFGFYQGVLKYGFYEPWNNQQYPRRISILDKFEDGDFVHEIRIEKIEIPVKPMEEVDKVLELPEPGK from the coding sequence ATGTTTCGTTCTAATTTTCTGATCCTATTTTCTCTCGTTTTATTTGTTTCTTGTGGCACAGCAGACTTAAGACCACCTCATTTGTCATATGACAAAGTGGATTTGGAATTGAAAAAGAAAGGCCTAGCAGTTGTTACGAACCCACCCATCAAAGAATTAACCCCTGGTGATTGGAAACAATACAAACAAGTTCAATTTACCATTAAGGATGTTTGGCATTCTAACTTTGTTCGTTTTTTTACTCCCATCAAAGAGCCTGAAGTGAGGATGCGAGTGCATCTTGATTTTGAAGCAGATGCCATGCAGGTTGAGTTTCTTGGCGGAGAAAAAAAAGGCCTGATTTATGGATTAGAAAAAAAAACCACCTACCAAATCGCAGCTGACACTGGTAAGGTGTATAGCGATGATACGGAAGTTAGAATCTATTTAGAATCATTACGCCTTTATCTCACTTTGCCATGGCGATTAAAAGATTACTCAATTATCCAATATGCAGGCACAAAAGAGAAGTTAAATCAAAGTTACGAAGTAGTTTATTTCACATCAGTGCAGATGAATGCCAATCCTGATACGGATCAATATGTAGGATACTTTGAGAAAAAAAGTGGTGCTTTGGAATGGATGGAATTTACCTACCGAGAATTATTCGGATTTTACCAAGGTGTTTTAAAATATGGATTTTATGAACCATGGAACAACCAACAATACCCAAGAAGGATTTCCATCTTAGATAAATTTGAAGATGGAGATTTTGTACATGAAATCCGAATCGAAAAAATCGAAATTCCTGTGAAACCTATGGAAGAAGTAGATAAGGTGTTAGAATTACCGGAGCCTGGGAAGTAA
- a CDS encoding AbrB/MazE/SpoVT family DNA-binding domain-containing protein, with amino-acid sequence MDSSAVKKTTIRAIGNSSGATIPKIILEKYNLHEGDTVFLVETENGILLSPYDPEFESAMELYQDASKKYRNALKELAK; translated from the coding sequence ATGGATAGTTCAGCTGTCAAAAAAACGACGATTCGCGCAATTGGGAATTCATCTGGTGCAACCATCCCAAAAATCATTTTGGAAAAATACAACCTCCATGAAGGGGACACTGTCTTTCTTGTTGAAACAGAAAACGGCATCCTTTTGTCTCCCTATGATCCTGAGTTTGAATCAGCCATGGAATTGTACCAAGACGCTTCTAAAAAATATCGGAATGCCTTGAAAGAATTGGCGAAATGA
- a CDS encoding type II toxin-antitoxin system death-on-curing family toxin, with product MKREPKWLNRNIAEAIHLDQIKQHGGALGTRDIGLLESALDRPKNQWHYKPESSIFELTASLGIGIAKNHPFMDGNKRTSFLLMYVFLAMNGYLIDTSEEDVVITILKVADGSMKEDELAKWLQQVSKVRNER from the coding sequence ATGAAACGGGAACCTAAGTGGTTAAACCGAAACATTGCAGAAGCAATCCATTTAGACCAAATCAAACAACACGGTGGTGCATTAGGCACTCGTGATATAGGTTTACTTGAATCGGCTTTGGATCGACCAAAGAACCAGTGGCATTACAAGCCAGAATCTTCGATTTTCGAACTCACAGCATCCCTTGGAATTGGCATCGCTAAAAATCACCCCTTTATGGATGGAAACAAAAGAACATCGTTTCTTTTGATGTATGTATTCCTTGCGATGAATGGTTACCTGATAGACACTTCGGAAGAAGACGTTGTGATCACGATTTTAAAAGTAGCAGATGGTTCGATGAAAGAGGATGAGTTGGCCAAGTGGTTGCAACAGGTATCGAAGGTTAGAAACGAACGGTAA
- a CDS encoding energy transducer TonB, which produces MSGTVVTQKRSKRERIHRFIDRYRMETGLGISAVIQALIILFWFTPHLETDSLDDLVEEVAFIDNVQIQEPTTDSKPTDGDFDLTDKEKEEKKEDPRIAGASDPIVSGATSPVDLSPNVRPEYTSDAKALGVTGTMTLEVIISNTGEVLRVRSVGKQLGGGLEEEAIKVYRRKRFSPSVLEGKPITVKVLVPIRFTLN; this is translated from the coding sequence GTGAGCGGAACAGTTGTTACACAAAAAAGATCCAAACGAGAAAGAATCCATAGATTCATTGATCGTTACCGTATGGAAACGGGTCTTGGAATTTCTGCCGTTATACAGGCGTTAATCATACTTTTTTGGTTCACACCTCATTTGGAAACTGATAGTTTGGATGATCTTGTGGAAGAAGTTGCCTTTATCGACAACGTCCAAATCCAAGAACCCACAACCGATTCCAAACCAACTGATGGTGACTTTGATCTAACTGACAAAGAGAAAGAAGAAAAAAAAGAAGACCCACGTATCGCAGGAGCCTCTGATCCAATTGTATCTGGAGCTACCTCACCAGTTGATTTATCACCGAATGTGCGCCCCGAATATACTTCTGATGCAAAAGCTTTAGGTGTGACGGGAACCATGACATTAGAAGTGATCATCTCCAATACAGGGGAAGTACTTCGTGTTAGATCCGTAGGTAAACAGTTAGGTGGTGGATTGGAAGAAGAAGCGATTAAAGTCTATCGCAGAAAACGTTTTTCCCCATCCGTATTAGAAGGAAAACCAATTACTGTAAAAGTACTGGTTCCAATTCGTTTTACGTTGAATTAA
- a CDS encoding ExbD/TolR family protein, protein MLRRKRVAPSVPVSSMADIAFLLLVFFMVTSVLDSDPDLPINLPDVPGGEQLNKKIANLYLTADEKRTVYFNSVKMELNEAMSEIRAKISTTPDLKVLIHADQDLTYEELDNVFETLREIGALKVSLVTKTTQGGGLKGK, encoded by the coding sequence ATGTTACGAAGAAAGAGAGTCGCACCTTCAGTTCCAGTAAGTTCGATGGCAGACATTGCCTTCTTACTTCTCGTGTTCTTTATGGTAACCTCCGTACTAGATTCCGATCCTGACCTTCCTATTAATTTACCAGATGTTCCTGGTGGAGAGCAGTTAAACAAAAAGATCGCCAATCTTTACTTAACGGCAGATGAAAAAAGAACTGTTTATTTCAATTCAGTGAAGATGGAATTAAACGAAGCGATGAGTGAAATCAGAGCCAAAATTTCCACAACACCTGATCTTAAGGTTTTGATCCATGCCGACCAAGACTTAACTTATGAAGAATTAGACAATGTTTTTGAAACTCTCCGAGAGATTGGTGCCTTAAAGGTTTCTCTTGTTACCAAGACCACCCAAGGTGGCGGATTAAAAGGTAAGTAA
- a CDS encoding ExbD/TolR family protein: protein MIKLKKKQELEEISAASMSDIAFLLLVFFMVTAVFFVKEGLNISLPRKQSEPQPFLRKNVYEILVTQDRYKMRNPAFGTKEYVSLQEFRDDLNQMEIPDLKNKLALIVTTGDTKYAKMLDALSAVQLRGFEKISVRKKK from the coding sequence ATGATTAAGTTAAAGAAAAAACAAGAACTAGAGGAAATTTCGGCAGCATCCATGTCGGATATTGCCTTTCTACTCTTGGTATTTTTTATGGTAACAGCAGTATTCTTTGTAAAGGAAGGATTGAATATTTCCCTTCCACGCAAACAATCCGAACCACAGCCATTTTTACGTAAAAATGTATATGAAATTTTAGTCACACAAGACAGATACAAGATGCGTAACCCAGCTTTTGGAACCAAAGAATATGTTAGTTTACAAGAATTTCGTGATGACCTGAACCAAATGGAAATCCCAGATCTTAAAAACAAACTAGCACTCATTGTTACAACCGGTGATACCAAATATGCAAAGATGTTGGATGCTTTATCAGCAGTGCAACTTCGCGGATTTGAAAAAATCTCAGTGAGAAAGAAGAAATAA
- a CDS encoding MotA/TolQ/ExbB proton channel family protein: MNVSCNLAKKNITLSFVIALITIFTIVGKIEAQANPTTPSTETTQTTEAPQETPAPVAQAPEQTPTQDSEIGLVKLFVTGGWSMWPLLLSSIVGFGVILERMYFFFTAKLIRKGYNQDLQDAIDASGMQGVDEFLKANEGQKITDVLKNGMEVSQNDPEIFAAGIEREAGEVMTLLEKGLTVLSAVSTIAPLVGFLGTVSGMINAFDAIANADQVNAKVVAGGIKEALITTAAGLIVAIPAMTFYQYLQGRVGFFTSEVEEAANKIYKEYLKLKAGKKA; encoded by the coding sequence ATGAACGTTTCATGTAACCTGGCAAAGAAAAATATCACTTTGTCCTTTGTGATCGCACTTATCACAATTTTTACAATTGTTGGAAAAATCGAAGCACAAGCGAATCCTACAACACCTAGCACAGAAACTACGCAAACAACGGAAGCACCACAGGAAACCCCTGCACCAGTAGCACAAGCACCAGAACAAACTCCTACGCAAGATTCAGAAATCGGACTCGTAAAATTATTTGTAACTGGTGGATGGTCCATGTGGCCACTCTTACTTTCTTCTATTGTTGGTTTCGGAGTGATCCTCGAAAGGATGTACTTTTTCTTCACCGCAAAATTAATTAGAAAAGGTTACAACCAAGACTTACAAGATGCCATTGATGCTTCTGGTATGCAAGGTGTTGATGAATTCTTAAAAGCAAACGAAGGCCAAAAAATCACTGACGTATTAAAAAATGGAATGGAAGTTTCTCAAAACGATCCTGAAATTTTTGCTGCTGGTATCGAAAGAGAAGCAGGTGAAGTGATGACACTTTTAGAAAAAGGACTCACTGTTCTTTCTGCAGTATCAACCATTGCACCACTTGTTGGATTCCTTGGAACTGTATCTGGTATGATCAATGCATTCGATGCAATAGCAAATGCTGACCAAGTAAACGCAAAGGTAGTTGCTGGTGGTATCAAAGAAGCCCTCATTACAACTGCTGCTGGTCTTATCGTTGCGATTCCTGCAATGACATTCTACCAATACTTACAAGGCCGAGTTGGTTTTTTTACATCTGAAGTAGAAGAAGCAGCAAACAAAATCTACAAAGAATACTTAAAACTTAAAGCCGGAAAAAAAGCTTAA